One stretch of Burkholderia oklahomensis C6786 DNA includes these proteins:
- the pflB gene encoding formate C-acetyltransferase: MSKTQDVEFWAGFVEGRWQTSVDVRGFIQANYVPYQGDDSFLAGPTERTKAVWAKLSERLKEERKKGVLDVSADRASSITAHDAGYIDQDIELIVGLQTDAPLKRAIMPNGGLRMVENGLEAFGFKLDPVVREIWTKYRKSHNQGIFDAYSPEILAARKSGIITGLPDAYGRGRIIGDYRRVALYGVDFLIAERQRVFHELDNNVFDDDTLRLREELSEQYRALGELKEMAAKYGYDISRPAATAREAMQWTYFGYLAAVKEQNGAAMSIGRISTFLDIYILRDLERGLLTEQQAQELFDDLVIKLRIVRFLRTPEYDQLFSGDPTWVTESIGGMGEDGRTLVTKSSFRILNTLFNLGPAPEPNLTVLWSGKLPEGFKDFCAKVSIETSSIQYENDDIMRSRWGDDYGIACCVSAMRIGKQMQFFGARANLAKALLYAINGGVDEKSGVKVAEGFEPIKGDVLSYEEVMAKLDPMMDWLAKTYVKALNAIHYMHDKYAYERIEMALHDRDILRTMACGIAGLSVAADSLSAIKHAKVRIVRNAEGLAVDYAIKGEYPAYGNNDDRADGIAVWLTETFMKKVASQPYFYRNAMPTQSVLTITSNVVYGKKTGNTPDGRRAGEPFSPGANPMNGRDKRGFVAAGASVAKLPYASALDGISWTASATPDALGRMGGERVSNLAKCLDAYTGAGGHHVNVNVFNRETLVDAMEHPEKYPQLTVRVSGYAVNFVKLTREQQLDVISRTFHASL, from the coding sequence ATGTCGAAAACTCAAGACGTTGAATTCTGGGCAGGTTTTGTTGAGGGGCGTTGGCAGACATCAGTCGATGTGCGCGGCTTCATCCAAGCCAACTATGTGCCGTATCAAGGCGACGACTCGTTCCTCGCCGGTCCGACCGAACGCACGAAGGCTGTCTGGGCGAAGCTGTCCGAGCGCCTGAAGGAAGAACGCAAAAAGGGCGTGCTCGACGTGTCCGCCGATCGCGCTTCGTCGATCACCGCGCACGACGCCGGCTATATCGATCAAGACATCGAGTTGATCGTCGGCCTGCAAACCGATGCGCCGCTCAAGCGCGCGATCATGCCGAACGGTGGCCTGCGCATGGTGGAAAACGGCCTCGAAGCATTCGGCTTCAAGCTCGATCCGGTCGTCCGTGAAATCTGGACGAAGTATCGCAAGAGCCACAATCAGGGCATCTTCGATGCGTATTCGCCGGAAATCCTGGCAGCGCGCAAGTCGGGCATCATCACGGGCCTGCCCGATGCCTACGGCCGCGGCCGCATCATCGGCGACTATCGACGCGTCGCGCTGTATGGCGTCGACTTCCTGATCGCGGAACGTCAGCGCGTGTTCCATGAGCTCGACAACAACGTCTTCGACGACGATACGCTGCGCCTACGCGAAGAGCTATCGGAGCAATATCGTGCTCTAGGCGAATTAAAGGAAATGGCGGCCAAGTACGGCTATGACATCTCGCGTCCGGCCGCCACCGCACGCGAAGCGATGCAGTGGACGTACTTCGGTTATCTGGCTGCCGTGAAGGAGCAAAACGGCGCCGCGATGTCGATCGGCCGCATTTCGACCTTCCTCGACATCTACATCCTGCGCGACCTCGAACGCGGTCTGCTCACCGAGCAACAAGCGCAAGAACTCTTCGACGACCTCGTCATCAAGCTGCGCATCGTGCGCTTCCTGCGCACGCCGGAATACGACCAACTGTTCTCGGGCGATCCGACCTGGGTGACCGAATCGATCGGCGGCATGGGCGAAGACGGCCGTACGCTCGTAACGAAATCGAGCTTCCGGATTCTGAACACGCTGTTCAACCTGGGCCCAGCGCCGGAACCCAACTTGACCGTGCTGTGGTCGGGCAAGCTGCCGGAAGGCTTCAAGGACTTCTGCGCGAAGGTGTCGATCGAGACGTCGTCGATCCAATACGAAAACGACGACATCATGCGTTCCCGCTGGGGCGACGACTATGGCATCGCCTGCTGTGTATCGGCGATGCGCATCGGCAAGCAGATGCAATTCTTCGGCGCCCGCGCGAATCTCGCGAAAGCGTTGCTGTACGCGATCAATGGCGGCGTCGACGAAAAGAGCGGTGTGAAGGTGGCCGAAGGCTTCGAGCCAATCAAGGGCGACGTGCTGAGCTACGAAGAAGTCATGGCCAAGCTCGACCCGATGATGGACTGGCTCGCGAAGACTTACGTCAAGGCGCTCAACGCGATCCACTACATGCATGACAAGTACGCGTACGAACGCATCGAGATGGCGCTGCACGACCGCGACATCCTGCGCACGATGGCGTGCGGCATCGCGGGCTTGTCGGTCGCCGCGGACAGCCTTTCGGCGATCAAGCACGCGAAGGTGCGCATCGTGCGCAATGCGGAAGGGCTGGCCGTCGACTACGCGATCAAGGGCGAATACCCGGCCTACGGCAACAACGACGACCGCGCCGACGGTATCGCTGTGTGGCTGACCGAGACGTTCATGAAGAAGGTTGCGTCGCAGCCGTACTTCTATCGCAATGCAATGCCGACACAATCTGTTCTCACGATTACATCAAACGTGGTCTACGGCAAGAAGACCGGCAACACGCCGGATGGCCGCCGAGCAGGCGAACCGTTCTCGCCGGGTGCGAACCCGATGAACGGCCGTGACAAGAGGGGCTTCGTCGCAGCGGGCGCATCGGTCGCGAAGCTGCCGTACGCGAGCGCGCTCGACGGCATTTCGTGGACTGCTTCGGCCACGCCTGACGCACTCGGCCGCATGGGCGGCGAGCGCGTGAGCAACCTGGCGAAGTGCCTCGACGCCTACACGGGCGCGGGCGGTCACCATGTGAACGTGAACGTGTTCAATCGCGAGACGCTCGTCGATGCGATGGAGCATCCGGAGAAGTACCCGCAACTGACGGTGCGTGTCTCCGGCTATGCGGTGAACTTCGTCAAGCTGACGCGCGAACAGCAACTCGACGTGATTTCGCGCACGTTCCACGCATCGCTGTAA
- the pflA gene encoding pyruvate formate-lyase-activating protein, which translates to MTAAFETSCQHCVPARSVKGAIGPIGYLHSVESGAASDGPGMRFVFFVAGCPFRCVYCHNPDTWKRTSGRLVTVNEAIAEIKPYIPFLKMAGGVTVSGGEPLMQPEFVGALLSRLHDDYGLHTALDTQGYLARNVNSSWFDAVDLVLLDIKHIDPVKYRQITNCELAPTLDFAQRLVRLSKPMWIRYVLVPDLTDDAGDIARLADVLADLGPLVQRVDVLPFHQMAIHKWEQLDREYALKDEPTPTPEQVAAAVEIFRSRQLPAV; encoded by the coding sequence GTGACTGCCGCCTTCGAAACATCGTGCCAACATTGTGTGCCGGCCCGGAGCGTCAAAGGGGCCATCGGACCGATCGGCTATCTGCATTCGGTGGAAAGCGGCGCGGCAAGCGATGGCCCCGGCATGCGCTTCGTTTTCTTTGTGGCGGGCTGCCCGTTTCGGTGTGTGTATTGCCACAACCCTGATACTTGGAAGCGTACTTCGGGCCGCCTGGTGACGGTCAACGAAGCGATCGCCGAAATCAAGCCGTACATCCCGTTCCTGAAGATGGCGGGCGGCGTGACGGTGTCCGGCGGCGAGCCGCTGATGCAACCGGAGTTCGTGGGAGCCTTGCTTTCCCGCCTGCATGACGACTACGGTCTCCACACCGCACTCGACACGCAAGGCTATTTGGCTCGTAACGTCAACAGCAGTTGGTTCGACGCCGTCGATCTCGTGCTGCTCGACATCAAGCACATTGATCCCGTGAAGTATCGGCAGATCACGAACTGCGAGCTCGCGCCGACTCTCGATTTCGCGCAGCGCCTCGTGCGACTGTCCAAACCGATGTGGATTCGCTATGTGCTGGTTCCCGACCTGACCGACGACGCCGGCGATATCGCGCGCCTGGCCGATGTTCTTGCCGATCTCGGCCCTCTCGTTCAACGGGTCGACGTCCTGCCGTTTCACCAGATGGCCATTCACAAATGGGAGCAGCTTGATCGGGAGTACGCCTTGAAAGATGAGCCGACGCCCACACCCGAGCAGGTCGCCGCCGCCGTCGAAATTTTTCGCTCCCGCCAACTTCCGGCGGTGTGA
- a CDS encoding acetate/propionate family kinase, with protein MPTPFDLVLVINCGSSSLKFTVLPAGGGEPLVSGIAECLGLSDARLIIKENGEKTTVPLSSGAHSKALEVLMHRFDDAGLLDRVAVVGHRVVHGGERFTESVLITSEVIRDIEVVSGLAPLHNPANLLGIRACLEELPFVPQVAVFDTAFHQTMPKAAYSYAVPQRFYRERGVRRYGFHGTSHRYVSGEAVRLIGLDPKDSGVVVAHLGNGASATAVVNGKSVDTSMGMTPLEGLVMGTRSGDLDFSAAAKMASVEGADFGEMEAILNRKSGLLGLSELSSDCRDLEAAAAGGHEGAQLALDVFVHRLARYIGALAASLPRFDALIFTGGIGENSVRIRKMTLEHLKVFGFVLDEAANKAAVDRKSGRIDNGSGPQAWVVPTDEEGTIAREATEIARAIRQSEGGVFDAGSKKSARRPSPTEQLS; from the coding sequence ATGCCCACTCCATTCGACCTTGTCCTAGTCATCAATTGCGGCTCCTCGTCGCTGAAATTCACCGTCCTTCCGGCCGGCGGCGGCGAGCCACTCGTTTCCGGCATTGCCGAATGCCTCGGTTTGTCGGATGCGCGGTTGATCATCAAGGAAAACGGTGAAAAAACTACGGTGCCGCTGTCCAGCGGCGCGCACTCGAAGGCGTTGGAAGTCCTGATGCACCGTTTCGACGACGCGGGCCTGCTCGATCGCGTGGCCGTCGTCGGCCATCGCGTCGTGCATGGCGGGGAGCGCTTCACCGAATCCGTGCTAATCACGTCTGAAGTGATTCGAGATATAGAGGTGGTGTCCGGCCTTGCGCCGCTGCACAATCCGGCGAACCTGCTCGGCATCCGCGCGTGCCTCGAAGAACTGCCGTTCGTGCCGCAAGTGGCCGTGTTCGACACCGCGTTCCACCAGACCATGCCGAAAGCCGCGTACTCGTATGCGGTGCCGCAGCGCTTCTACCGCGAGCGCGGCGTGCGTCGCTACGGCTTTCACGGCACGTCGCACCGCTATGTGTCGGGCGAAGCGGTGCGTTTGATCGGGCTCGATCCGAAGGATAGCGGCGTTGTCGTTGCCCATCTCGGCAATGGCGCTTCAGCGACTGCCGTCGTGAACGGCAAGAGCGTCGACACGTCGATGGGCATGACGCCGCTCGAAGGCCTCGTAATGGGTACGCGCTCGGGCGACCTCGACTTCAGCGCAGCGGCGAAGATGGCCAGCGTCGAAGGCGCCGACTTCGGCGAAATGGAGGCGATCCTCAACAGGAAGAGCGGCCTGCTCGGCCTCTCCGAACTGTCGAGCGACTGCCGTGATTTGGAAGCTGCAGCAGCTGGAGGACACGAAGGCGCGCAGCTCGCGCTCGACGTGTTCGTCCACCGCCTCGCCCGCTACATCGGCGCACTCGCCGCGTCGCTGCCGCGCTTCGACGCGCTGATCTTCACGGGCGGCATAGGCGAGAACTCGGTACGCATTCGCAAGATGACGCTCGAACACCTGAAGGTGTTCGGCTTCGTTCTCGACGAAGCCGCCAACAAGGCGGCCGTGGACAGAAAGAGCGGCCGCATCGATAACGGAAGCGGTCCGCAAGCCTGGGTCGTGCCGACCGACGAAGAAGGCACGATCGCCCGCGAAGCCACTGAGATCGCGCGCGCCATCCGCCAATCCGAAGGCGGCGTTTTCGACGCCGGCTCGAAGAAGTCCGCTCGTCGTCCGTCGCCCACGGAGCAACTGTCATGA